One Glycine soja cultivar W05 chromosome 7, ASM419377v2, whole genome shotgun sequence genomic window, GACGACTCTCTATCTTTATACAAACAAGGCTCTGCCTTGGCTGACGTGTCACTTATAGTAtatgttattataaaatttattgacttttcatatttatgtttgtctttttaatttttcaaatattttttgtacatAGCCtctaacaaagaaaataaatatcatgaTTACGGGAAGTGTAATAGCCTCGCAATAAATATACAACAGTCTTTCCATAATAAAAGTCTAGCATAGGAAGTGAAAAAGATTATCATTATATtcataacaaataataaaagtcTAGCATGGGAAGTGAAAAAGATTATCATTATGATACAGTAATATGCACTAATCAGCAATAAATATGGATGATGCACGGGAAGTGTAAAAGCCTAGCGCTTAGTATACTAAATACATTATTAACTATTCATTATAACTGTTCACCCCCAACTATTGAATAATCAAGgagttttaagtttttatacTCGAGTGTTGGTACTATTTTGTCATActttcatttttgttcattGTATCTGTTCGTGAACCTTCTCCATCATTATATGTGTTCATGAATCTGTTGAGATCTccattatttctatttttgttaatagtaattgtaagtatttttaaacatttttcttcGTTCACTTATAGTATATGTTATTATAAGATTTATTGACTTTTCGTATTtatgtttatctttttaatctttcaaatattttttgtgcATAGCctctaataaagaaaataaatatcaacaaTTATGGGAAGTGTAATAGTCTCACAATAAATATACAACCGTATTTTCATACTAAAAGTCTAGCACGTGAAGTGAAAAAGATTATCAttatattcataataaataataaaagtctaGTACGGGAAGTGAAAAAGATTATCATTATCATACAGTAATATGTACTGATCAGCAAACAATAAATATGGTTGATGCACAGTACAAGCATAACACTTAATATACTAAGTACATTATTAACTATTCAGTATAACTGTTCATCCCCCAACTATTGAACAGTATTCGAGgagttttaagtttttatacTCGAGTGTTGGTACTATTTTGTCatgctttcatttttgttcattATATTTATTCATGAAATCCATCATTGTATCTGTTCATGAATTTGTTGAgatcttcattatttttatttttattaatagtaactgtaagtatttttaaacatttttcttcgtgtgaaaatatttattatttaataaaataaatatacgtTACTAAGAACAATTTAATAGTGGTGGTACATACTATATAGTAATATGTTATtaagatttatgattttttcaCTTATGGTATATGCTATTACAAGATTTATtgatttttcctattttttatgtttatctttttaatctttcaaatatttttttacatagcctctaataaagaaaataaatatcaacTATTACGGGAAGTGTAATAGCCTCACAATAAATATACAACAGTATTCATAATATTTCTTCTAGCACGGGAAGTAAAAAAGATTATCATGATACTGATTAGCAATAAATATGAATGACACATGGAATTTTTTGTACATAGCCTCTAATAAAgattatcattatttatttttgaattataatttcattaacTGGCCTTATTTTCTGTCATAGTACTTTGAATTGTAATTTCATTAACTGgccttattttttatctttgtaatcTGAACCATATTACTGGACTATatgattatttgttattttcttaaatatacaagttaattttttttatatattcttaaatattagTAATACTTAAAAAAGTTAATGTAATATTCAAATAGTAGTATGAGTCCGCAGAAAAAGACTCCTCCAGCAAAGAATTGCTCACGTGGGCTTTGGTCAAAGTTGCGCATTCGGTGATACCGTGCTTGTTCTTGGAAACCATGGTAGAAGAAATTCAACTTTTTTCCTCTATCAGCAGATGACGAGTGTGTAATTGTTCAATTTTCAAGCATTCTTTcaataagttataaatttagacaTCAcagaataatttataatttttttaataacatttaagGGTAAAGGTGTTCGTAAAAAGTGAAAATCaaacagaaaatattttctttatctattattataaattaaattatttaatttattttataaccatCATGATTTGGACCTATGACCATTGGGTAGTACCTAAAATGTTTACACAAAATTCGATCCTTTaagttaatataattataagattggttttcaatctataattaaaaattatcactcCTTCCGAAGACCTGattggataataatatattcagtatgttcaatttatttatttaagataattttcatttatttattttattccttttatattttttaatccatCCTGCTGCCCACGCCAAAAAAATATCCATCCTTTTGCCAATTGCGCATTGTTTCACGTGGTGATTGATTCTCAGACCTATATCTACAAGACTACAAAGCTTTCCTCGCTCACTCTGGAGGAAAGGTGAACTGCAACAACGAGAACCACACATGGAAACCTGGTTCATCATCCTCGTCTCCCTCTCTCTCTGCATCCTCATCAGAGCCATCTTCTCCCTTAACAAAAAAACAATCACCACCCCACCAGGCCCTTCCAACATCCCAATCATCACAAGCATCTTATGGCTCCGAAAAACCTTCTCCGAACTCGAGCCAATCCTCCGATCCCTCCACGCCAAATACGGCCCCGTCATCACTCTCCGCATCGGCTCCCACCGCGCCGTCTTTATCGCCGACCGCTCCCTGGCCCACCAAGCCCTCATCCAAAACGGCTCCCTCTTCTCCGACCGCCCCAAAGCCCTCGCCGTCAGCAAAATCATATCCAGCAACCAGCACAACATCAGCTCCGCCTCCTACGGTGCCACGTGGCGCACCCTCCGCCGCAACCTCGCCTCCGAGATGCTCCACCCCTCCCGTGTCAAGTCCTTCTCCGAAATCCGCAAGTGGGTCCTCCACACCCTCCTCACGCGCCTCAAATCAGATTCATCACAATCCAACAATTCAATAAAAGTCATCCATCACTTCCAATACGCCATGTTCTGCTTGCTCGTTTTCATGTGCTTCGGTGAACAACTCGACGATGGGAAAGTCAGAGACATCGAGCGCGTGCTGCGACAAATGCTTCTGGGCTTCAACAGGTTCAACATCCTCAATTTCTGGAACAGAGTCACGCGGGTCTTGTTCCGCAAACGTTGGAAGGAGTTTCTCAGGTTCCGCAAGGAGCAAAAGGACGTGTTTGTTCCGCTTATAAGAGCCAGGAAGCAAAAGCGAGACAAGAAAGGTTGTGATGGCTTCGTAGTTTCCTATGTTGACACGTTGTTGGATTTGGAGTTGCCTGAGGAGAAACGCAAGCTGAGCGAAGAGGAAATGGTGTCGCTGTGCAGCGAGTTTATGAACGCGGGTACGGATACTACTTCCACGGCGTTGCAGTGGATAACGGCGAATTTGGTGAAGTACCCGCACGTGCAAGAAAGGGTGGTGGAGGAGATTAGAAACGTGTTGGGTGAGAGTGTGAGAGAAGTGAAAGAGGAAGATCTGCAGAAACTTCCTTATCtgaaagctgtgattttggaaGGCTTGAGGCGACACCCGCCAGGACACTTTGTTTTGCCGCATGCTGTCACTGAGGACGTAGTTTTTAATGATTATTTGGTCCCTAAGAATGGGACGGTGAATTTCATGGTGGCTGAGATGGGGTGGGACCCTAAGGTATGGGAGGATCCAATGGCATTTAAGCCAGAGAGGTTTTTGAATGATGAAGGGTTTGATATAACTGGAAGTAAGGAGATTAAGATGATGCCATTTGGTGCGGGGAGAAGGATTTGCCCTGGCTATAATCTGGCTTTGCTTCATTTAGAGTACTTTGTGGCTAAtttggttttgaattttgagtggAAGGTTCCAGAAGGATTGGATGTGGATTTGTCCGAAAAACAAGAGTTCACTGTGGTGATGAAAAATGCATTGTTGGTTCATCTTTCTCCTAGGATCTAGACTCTGTACCCATCCCATTGtagaacaataataaattatctattaatgAGACTATAAGAGGTTGGGAATAGTATAAATTGGAATTGATAGATACTATTTTCCATTAATGCAAGTGTGGTCTATTGGTTTTTACTGTGTCTTGAGTTTTACATGAACCATCCAAGAAGATTCTCTGCTGCCGTTGTGCATAGCATAGAGTGAGATCTATGTTGTGTTTACTTTTGAGAAGTTCTGTCTTGCACTTTGTAAGTTGATGAGCAGTTTCATGCAAGATTTTCACTGTGGAATCCATCACTTTGATTCCAAGTGTAGGTATATAGATCGTAAAGTTAGAAGTATAACTTAGTCATTACTGGTTAGCCAAATGGAATGAAAAATAGTTTGAAAGAGGAATTTTGTTTGTCCAAAGCAAATAAatggaacataaaaaaatggttgcacttcataaaaaaaagagaaggatattacaattctataagaagaaagaagagaaattctctcttaaagagagaaggatattacaattgaagtccatggatgaactcttaatggatttgcaagtgtttgtccaagagtttcttttgagagagcatttgacaatgaagttctcttggaatctctctcattcatTTTGTGTCCCAAGTCACTTATTTATAGGCCTTCAATGACTATTCAAAAATctcttgaacagatgtgaccctcaggagttattttctgaagagttgtgaatcttggaagttattttctgaatttttgaattcttgacttggattaaacttgagaagtgcttatctttggcatcatcaaaatcatgtatacatacattcacattctcccccttttttatgatgacaatcaagtgatttcctttcgacatcatcaaaataatggCATAatccacattctccccctttttgatgacgACGCTCATTATCCAAGGCTTgatctttttgacatcatcaaaatcttcatgacttacattctccccctttttgatgatgacaaccaacTGTAGGTTaagagcaacaacaacaaaaaaatatacatttgtatatagttttactccccctttgttttgcaatgattgcttatacgagacagttgaagatttcatatataaaaagctaTCTCATAAAGATTTCATATATCTTTTATGTATTTCTCCCcttttgtcaacatcaaaaacaaattatgaatagagaagagaaaaatgttaCTACTTGTTACAATGTATGAtaatcaagtgataccaaaagaaggcattaaaacaatcattcaatattaatcaagcaaaaacaagtactataacacatcaatcaaacacaatcaaatacaatcaatcatcaaacatttcaaatcaaattaattaaattaacaatcaactaactatgcacgataatttctattaaaaaaattcaaatttcaaatttcaaattttatattttaaattttaaatttcaaatttcaacttccaacttcaacttccagttaacttccccttccaacttccaacttccatttccaactttcaacttccacttttaacttttaacttccaataacttccatttccaacttccaacttcaacttccagtaactttCACTTCcacattttaatttcaaatttcaaatttcaattttaaaatttaacttttcaaatttcaattttcaaattcaaatttcaaatttcaaatttcaatttcaaaatttcattttctaaatttgaaatagtttttttaaaatatgaaactaatttgaaaagtttaatacattctttaaagacaataaaaaattcaatcagGAACAATCATacaattaatcaaatataaaatataatcaatcaaaCTAACAAACATTGAATATCAATCAAGCAAAGACAGTTACATCATCAATCAattatcaaacacaatcaatcaaattcaatcacaatcatcaagaacagtctaaactcaagtagaaaacaaacatcaaaagtaatcaatcaaagacaagtgatttgttggtatcatttgatatcacttgttggacttgttgatcaagtggcctttgttatCTCCATAAATCATATATTCACTTTTCTTAAGATTCACTTTTCTTAGGGAGAAATGTGGCatttgtttgttgtcttcataaatcacatatccacTTATCtaggggagaaatatgaataaactttgatgcatgtcatgtgtttggagaaattgctatcaatgtatctactttgctcttctccgttttcataatctttcatcatgatacccaaactttgattttattctttgaatcacttgaagaatttatgacattatcttcccaagtgatgtatcctttcttttctttcttctctttgaaattcctcttatcagatttttcattcttcttttgaaGACATGataattgaatctcatgtgctcagcattttggggctaaggaagaatcttcttctttcttctttcatcatcattccattctttaatttttatttacatagttgcatttctctctatcattgtaggaataaagaatcaaatgcaatggcttcccatatctttaaatctatggcttctataaagatctgcatttgagttttccaataatgataaccctcatcATTGAATATCaaaggcctattaatagaatttccctaAGGAAATGAAAAGTTAGATGATGTCATATCTATTCTTGatgttttttaaactttatacaagaatcttGTTC contains:
- the LOC114419777 gene encoding cytochrome P450 89A2-like — protein: METWFIILVSLSLCILIRAIFSLNKKTITTPPGPSNIPIITSILWLRKTFSELEPILRSLHAKYGPVITLRIGSHRAVFIADRSLAHQALIQNGSLFSDRPKALAVSKIISSNQHNISSASYGATWRTLRRNLASEMLHPSRVKSFSEIRKWVLHTLLTRLKSDSSQSNNSIKVIHHFQYAMFCLLVFMCFGEQLDDGKVRDIERVLRQMLLGFNRFNILNFWNRVTRVLFRKRWKEFLRFRKEQKDVFVPLIRARKQKRDKKGCDGFVVSYVDTLLDLELPEEKRKLSEEEMVSLCSEFMNAGTDTTSTALQWITANLVKYPHVQERVVEEIRNVLGESVREVKEEDLQKLPYLKAVILEGLRRHPPGHFVLPHAVTEDVVFNDYLVPKNGTVNFMVAEMGWDPKVWEDPMAFKPERFLNDEGFDITGSKEIKMMPFGAGRRICPGYNLALLHLEYFVANLVLNFEWKVPEGLDVDLSEKQEFTVVMKNALLVHLSPRI